DNA sequence from the Lodderomyces elongisporus chromosome 5, complete sequence genome:
ACAAGAAATTACCACCCACCTACCCACTTTCACAACCACTACTACTCTAAAGTCTCAAAGTGCCACTAACACCACTACTATACGGCTGCTATTGTTACATTGACTTACAGATAAGCTCACAAAGTGGGCATATCTCACATCTTATACAGTTTTAGACTAttccttttattatttctaataataataataataatagtaataataacaataacaataacaataacagtaGCAGTAATAATCTTGCAAACTCTGCTAACCCAGTTGGTTAGCTAAATTAATTACAGATTACAGCTAATTGGAAAAGTAATTGGATggtaaagaagaaagaaaaaattgctTCACTTCACTCCTGAGTTTCACCAATTTCACCACTTTTGCTTTACTTTTACCATCTTTTGAAACCATCACTCACCCACTCActcaccaccatcaccaccatcacctccaactactactactactactactactactactacagtttcagcaacaacatAGGAAGCCAAATTATCATCTTGACATCACGTCCAATAGCTTCCACGCATACAAACACTGATACTGAAATTGAAACTAACAcgtacacacacacatgcATATGTTGTTGCCTTTCCCACAACGACAGCTGCTACTACAGCCATTATATTTGATATACCTCCTATTACTCCTACAGTTGACCAGTCATGTCCACGCAACAATATACATGGGCTTCCCATTCAACGAACAATTACCAAATGTAGCCAGAGTTAACGAAGCTTACACATTCACATTTGCGAAATCCACATACAAATCTACTAGCGAAGGAGGCTCTGATAATATCCAGTACAATGTCACATCACTACCATCGTGGCTCTCATTTGACTCTGAAAGCAGAACATTCACAGGTACCCCAGACTCATCGGACGAGGGGGAGTTTCAAATCACACTTGTAGGAGTAGACCAACTGGACGATTCAAGTATGGAAAACTCGTACTCAATGGTTGTATCTTCACTGCCTGACTTGGACTCAAACAGTTTTAATTTATACGATGAATTGACTTCAATGGGCCAAACAAACGGAGGCGATGGTCTCGTCCTCAAGCAAGGAGACGAATTTAGCTTTACATTCCCCAAAATTGACGACTCAGTTGCCTATTATGGAAGATCCTCCGATAGAACATCTTTGCCCAATTGGGTCAAATTCAGTGGTAATACATTCTCGGGTACGGTCCCTTATGCAACCCTGGAAAATTCACCTTCTCAAGCATTCAACTTGAACTACATCGCAACTGATATTGCAGGCTACGCTGCAGTGGTTAaaacttttgaaattttagTTGGAGGACACCAATTATCTACCGACTTGAAAGAAGCCATAGAAATCGAAGGATATAAGAATGAAGAGGTTGAAGAAGACGTTCCACTTTCGCACGTCTTTTTAGATGGTGCACAAATTGCTAAAGAGAACATTTCTTCAGTTATAGGTGATGACTTGCCAGACTATTTGGAATTAGACACAAGTGACTACACTATAAGTGGCACATTACCCAATGACGAAAGTGATGgctcaaactcaacaacGTTTAATGTACAAATAGAGGATATCTACGGAAACAAGGTACAAATACCCTATTCAGTGCGAAtaagcaaagaaacaagtCTGTCTTCGATCTATGAAAGCAGTTACACCGCCTcaagttcttcttcttcttctactacttcttcgtcgtcgtcgtcacTGTCGCGCTCTCTGACTACATCCTCTGCATCTGCCTcagcaacatcatcatcatcatctacAGCTGAGACATCTTCTGCTGCAgctgcagcagcaacaattCATAATAAATCAAGCAATAACAATCTTGCAATTGGTTTAGGAGTAGGACTCGGTGTGGGCATTCCGCTCTTGGCTCTTTTGATTCTCGGGTtatgttgctgttgcaggagaaggaaaaataaagataagACTGCTTCAGCTTCTACTGCTGCTGGAGCTGGCGCTGGCGCTGCTGCTGCGGCGGCGGATATGGAAAAGGGCACATACGACGATGCTTCGCCTGGGTCCAACTATACTGCAACAAGTACCTCGTTTGCTCCATTAACACAATTAACTCCTGCCAGTGTATCACAGCTCAATTTGatgaaacttgaaaaatcaGCCGCAGCCAACGACTCTGATCTATCACTATCCTCATTAACGACGCACGTTAACGATGAAGACCAGCAAttacagcaacaacaacaacaacaacaacaaaaccatCTAGACTCACAAggagaacaacaacaacctgtTGTGACAAGTTGGCGAGCGGATGCCA
Encoded proteins:
- the AXL2 gene encoding polarity establishment/cellular polarization, with the translated sequence MGFPFNEQLPNVARVNEAYTFTFAKSTYKSTSEGGSDNIQYNVTSLPSWLSFDSESRTFTGTPDSSDEGEFQITLVGVDQSDDSSMENSYSMVVSSSPDLDSNSFNLYDELTSMGQTNGGDGLVLKQGDEFSFTFPKIDDSVAYYGRSSDRTSLPNWVKFSGNTFSGTVPYATSENSPSQAFNLNYIATDIAGYAAVVKTFEILVGGHQLSTDLKEAIEIEGYKNEEVEEDVPLSHVFLDGAQIAKENISSVIGDDLPDYLELDTSDYTISGTLPNDESDGSNSTTFNVQIEDIYGNKVQIPYSVRISKETSSSSIYESSYTASSSSSSSTTSSSSSSSSRSSTTSSASASATSSSSSTAETSSAAAAAATIHNKSSNNNLAIGLGVGLGVGIPLLALLILGLCCCCRRRKNKDKTASASTAAGAGAGAAAAAADMEKGTYDDASPGSNYTATSTSFAPLTQLTPASVSQLNLMKLEKSAAANDSDLSLSSLTTHVNDEDQQLQQQQQQQQQNHLDSQGEQQQPVVTSWRADAKTDNKEVTSQAQDPLRFSTATTSTVNTDNLFTVRLVDDNNGDNSARSSNQVYSRQSGNTSKTASQLMLVPEANLVEFTTRRGSLRDSSFEPDHVHMEERASFHSNDDSV